From Peromyscus eremicus chromosome 3, PerEre_H2_v1, whole genome shotgun sequence, one genomic window encodes:
- the LOC131906527 gene encoding killer cell lectin-like receptor 2 has translation MGDEEITYTTVRFPKSSDLQNQRRADDQQGPREPGHRESSVPWHFIAIPLGILCSILLVTVAVLVAYIFQYSQENHELQKNLNNADQRNTTMQNNSCLNETLRKDLKSS, from the exons ATGGGTGATGAGGAGATTACTTATACAACTGTGAGATTCCCTAAGTCTTCAGACTTGCAGAACCAAAGAAGGGCTGATGATCAGCAAGGGCCCAGAGAACCTGGCCACAGAG AATCTTCAGTCCCTTGGCACTTCATTGCAATACCTCTTGGAATTCTTTGTTCCATTCTGCTGGTGACAGTTGCAGTGTTGGTGGCATACA tttttcaatATAGTCAAGAAAATCATGAACTACAGAAAAATCTAAACAACGCTGATCAGAGGAATACTACCATGCAGAATAACAGCTGCTTAAATGAAACATTGAGAA AAGATTTGAAATCCAGTTAG